A single genomic interval of Colius striatus isolate bColStr4 chromosome 9, bColStr4.1.hap1, whole genome shotgun sequence harbors:
- the SOWAHA gene encoding ankyrin repeat domain-containing protein SOWAHA: MAELDISPAAVLGFLQERGGRVRNAELVSAFRPLMEAGGDAAARAERRERFKAAVNAVAVVKERDGTKFVVLRRELRPAPPPGGALAPGGAGGGPGPGPGGRLSPAPAEEPPAPRAVSELRGLFQGGSGGVPLPAGTGECRREPLPKPCMLPVRCVPPPAAATVPGPPEEPGSPLSPPSLEEEVGSRSPGLRRGPKNHRASEETAAVPLEEAEHQWLVMAAGGQWTQQLHGLLLGDASLAARRDFISGFTALHWAAKNGNCDMVTNIIRAAEKGGARVNVDARSHGGYTALHLAAIHGQEKIITMLVYSYHAKIDLRDYSGKKPHQYLKEGASSAVRRLLGDPSLPHNTEPSMPIKKSTKLAASILSSTSTFLGVISDDMAFYDLTKGLRKPSSLNKLLAATTGPRRKPKTRGGFPSYSSLSEVMEEEEEEVVVKRRPVSELFFGH, from the coding sequence ATGGCGGAGCTCGACATCAGCCCGGCGGCCGTGCTGGGCTTCCTGCAGGAGCGCGGCGGGCGGGTGCGCAACGCCGAGCTGGTGAGCGCTTTCCGGCCGCTGATGGAGGCCGGCGGGGacgcggcggcgcgggcggaGCGGCGGGAGCGGTTCAAGGCGGCGGTGAACGCCGTGGCCGTGGTGAAGGAGCGCGACGGCACCAAGTTCGTGGTGCTGCGGCGGGAGctgcgccccgccccgccgccggggGGCGCGCTGGCGCCGgggggcgcgggcggcggccccggcccgggcCCAGGCGGACGCCTGTCGCCCGCCCCTGCCGAGGAGCCGCCGGCGCCGCGGGCCGTCTCCGAGCTGCGGGGCCTCTTCcagggcggcagcggcggggtGCCCTTGCCCGCGGGCACTGGGGAGTGCCGGCGGGAGCCGCTTCCCAAGCCCTGCATGCTGCCGGTGCGCTGCGTGCCGCCCCCTGCTGCCGCCACCGTCCCGGGGCCGCCCGAGGAGCCGGGGTCCCCCTTGTCGCCCCCGTCGCTGGAGGAGGAGGTCGGGTCCCGCTCGCCCGGCCTGCGACGGGGTCCCAAGAACCATCGTGCCAGCGAGGAGACTGCGGCGGTGCCGCTGGAGGAGGCCGAGCACCAGTGGCTGGTGATGGCGGCCGGCGGGCAGTGGACCCAGCAACTCCacgggctgctgctgggtgacGCCAGCTTGGCGGCCCGGAGGGACTTCATCTCAGGCTTCACCGCCCTACACTGGGCCGCCAAGAATGGCAACTGTGACATGGTGACAAATATCATCAGAGCTGCTGAGAAGGGGGGGGCCCGTGTCAATGTGGATGCCAGGTCGCATGGCGGCTACACGGCACTTCATCTGGCTGCCATACACGGCCAAGAGAAGATCATCACCATGCTGGTCTACAGCTACCATGCCAAGATTGACCTGAGAGACTACAGCGGGAAGAAGCCACACCAGTACTTGAAGGAAGGGGCTTCCTCTGCAGTCAGGCGCTTGCTGGGGGACCCCAGTCTCCCCCACAACACAGAGCCTTCCATGCCTATCAAGAAGTCCACAAAGCTGGCAGCTTCCATCTTGAGCTCCACTAGTACTTTCCTGGGGGTCATATCCGATGACATGGCTTTCTATGATCTCACCAAAGGTTTAAGGAAGCCTTCATCCTTAAACAAGCTCCTGGCCGCCACCACAGGGCCAAGGAGGAAACCAAAGACTAGAGGGGGCTTCCCTTCGTATTCCTCCCTCTCCGAGgtaatggaggaggaggaagaggaggtcGTTGTGAAACGCAGACCTGTTTCTGAGCTATTCTTTGGCCACTAG